The following coding sequences are from one Elusimicrobium minutum Pei191 window:
- the xerA gene encoding site-specific tyrosine recombinase/integron integrase: MESNASLINKFILSLQSKNFSRHTLRAYTADLKDVENYMAEHNLTAAEFFTHTKLRGYLGVTSEGDYKKNTVLRKISVMRSFAKYLLKHEVIKNNPFKLLPLPKREKLLPKFLTQEETDRLIDTAANQGKLPARDKALFELIYSSGLRRSEVTGLSIKDIDLNLGVVRVMGKGSKERLVPITDLAIEALKEYLSTRGVYNSGDPLFLNRLGGRLTGDGLAYLVKNITIKANLARKVTAHSLRHSFATHMLNNGCDLRSLQEMLGHKSLSATQVYTHVSLDRLKKIYGQTHPRSKE; this comes from the coding sequence ATGGAAAGTAACGCAAGCCTTATAAATAAGTTTATTTTAAGTTTGCAGAGTAAAAATTTTTCCCGGCATACTCTGCGGGCTTACACTGCGGACTTAAAAGATGTTGAAAATTATATGGCTGAGCATAATTTAACGGCGGCTGAATTTTTTACTCACACAAAGCTTCGCGGCTACCTGGGAGTAACAAGTGAAGGCGATTATAAAAAAAACACTGTTCTTCGTAAAATTTCGGTAATGCGCAGTTTCGCCAAATATTTATTAAAACATGAGGTTATAAAAAATAACCCTTTTAAACTTTTGCCGCTGCCTAAAAGAGAAAAACTTTTGCCAAAATTTTTAACGCAGGAAGAAACGGACAGGCTTATTGACACGGCTGCAAACCAGGGCAAATTGCCCGCAAGGGACAAAGCTTTGTTTGAGCTTATTTATTCAAGCGGTTTAAGAAGAAGCGAAGTTACCGGCCTTAGCATAAAGGATATAGATTTAAATTTAGGCGTTGTGCGCGTTATGGGCAAAGGCTCTAAAGAGCGTCTTGTGCCTATAACTGATTTGGCTATTGAAGCATTAAAAGAATATCTGTCCACGCGCGGCGTTTATAACAGCGGGGATCCTTTATTTTTAAACAGACTTGGCGGGCGTTTAACCGGTGACGGACTTGCTTACTTAGTTAAAAATATTACTATAAAAGCTAATTTGGCAAGAAAGGTAACCGCGCACAGCTTAAGGCATTCTTTCGCGACCCATATGTTAAATAACGGCTGTGATTTAAGAAGCTTACAGGAAATGCTTGGGCATAAAAGCCTGTCGGCCACGCAGGTTTATACGCATGTGTCTTTGGACAGGCTTAAAAAAATTTACGGGCAAACCCATCCGAGATCTAAGGAGTAG
- a CDS encoding ROK family protein produces MIGIGIDVGGTFVKFFALNEQGKEIKYHKLETDMSKGPAFFIKQIADFINVWKKEFKEEICIGLGLPGDVDNKKGVLRFGTNLKFKNKNIKKIEFGAGIKKLTGIEPVTANDATIAAWGIYELILKKKYANVLVITMGTGIGGGVIVNGNLYQGSHGSAGEIGHIKISLDPKAPLCGCGARGCLEAYAGTIAIHRLVNEEVKKHPSSLLAKMAAKDKKFKIALVSEAAAKGCNSAKRVWEKVGLSIGAGIANAGLILDFDVVVLAGGVSGAAKYFMPALKKRLSLEKIITPFKNLKIYTSQLPEIGGIGAALYAINRNKNAN; encoded by the coding sequence ATGATAGGAATAGGCATTGATGTCGGCGGAACTTTTGTAAAATTTTTCGCGTTAAACGAACAAGGAAAAGAAATTAAATATCATAAACTTGAAACGGACATGAGTAAAGGCCCGGCTTTTTTTATTAAGCAAATAGCGGATTTTATTAATGTTTGGAAAAAGGAATTTAAAGAAGAAATTTGCATAGGCCTTGGCCTTCCGGGCGACGTTGATAATAAAAAAGGCGTTTTAAGATTCGGCACAAATTTAAAATTTAAAAATAAAAACATAAAAAAAATTGAGTTTGGCGCGGGTATTAAAAAACTTACGGGGATTGAACCTGTTACCGCTAACGACGCCACTATTGCCGCTTGGGGCATTTATGAGCTTATTTTAAAAAAGAAATATGCTAACGTGCTGGTTATAACCATGGGTACGGGGATAGGCGGCGGCGTTATTGTTAACGGCAATTTGTACCAGGGCTCGCATGGGTCCGCGGGCGAAATAGGGCATATAAAAATTTCTTTAGATCCGAAAGCGCCCTTATGCGGATGCGGCGCCAGAGGTTGCCTTGAGGCTTACGCTGGCACAATTGCCATACACAGGCTGGTAAATGAGGAAGTAAAAAAACATCCTTCAAGCTTACTCGCTAAAATGGCGGCTAAAGATAAAAAATTTAAAATAGCCTTGGTATCCGAAGCAGCCGCGAAAGGCTGTAATAGCGCAAAAAGAGTTTGGGAAAAAGTAGGTTTAAGTATAGGCGCGGGCATAGCAAACGCGGGGCTTATACTTGATTTTGACGTAGTGGTCTTAGCAGGCGGAGTTTCGGGTGCGGCAAAATATTTTATGCCCGCCTTAAAGAAAAGGTTGTCTTTGGAAAAAATTATTACCCCTTTTAAAAATTTAAAAATATATACCTCCCAGTTGCCTGAGATAGGCGGCATAGGCGCGGCTTTATATGCAATAAACAGAAATAAGAATGCGAACTAG
- the lptC gene encoding LPS export ABC transporter periplasmic protein LptC, producing the protein MRTRNITLFITFLLCSFILKAQDYEMPVPSGDTYIYFNADELDYDGNTRTAGLLGDVNVTAVNSDFDETRIYSENLYINQAEQKVYNEGEVRVEQDGGELRGENLFYDYQNSHLTLQNISAEYPPIRLLHADSAEFKNGRQRYRGAQVTCCDQEDPHYHLKAGSVTMTPEKRVYVTNALLYLSDVPVFYLPFFWRSLDSKKPFTTYVDFTQSARTGYGLLTSTVFFPTRNLRTTVNLDGYTKAGFGYGVQLLVQNTDKVIGNLEAYAIDDQKEEDYRWGVSGGFWAQLFDNSDHLNRDDGGAMYTMQSQFRSVSDPYFNDTYFRSNPFKFMPDQDINVAFSRQSRRSITRISYSQKDEYNYVTEEYEIVEKILPKFEYHLMPFTLPLGIVNRFNANVYNTEVRDEGFKQTAGAFWHSSRSFNLNRTFTLLPYVSLDERVIFRDKDNNEDAYVTRLGSGVNLRAELLTGSLDISYDYLKRFSTGTLNTDNVSDDMGEELNRIYIQNHYRPSQWLYFRLGTGYDLRETQDNWSFDNRMLPILAELGVNTMNGDLNLFAQNLYDVKEGQEAFVLQSDFRMFKKSRMVFGMNNYSLDQNSYLFNTKFWFRPENITWYFDVGVDFEIRQGSLNAYSRSFKVYKDFHDAHMEFGVEDRNNNLSFAFRIAVLCGKKHRDDTFSKEDRYWSPWRNPGDLR; encoded by the coding sequence ATGCGAACTAGAAACATTACTTTATTTATCACATTTCTATTATGCTCTTTTATTTTGAAAGCGCAGGATTATGAAATGCCGGTTCCTTCGGGCGATACTTACATATATTTTAATGCTGATGAACTTGATTATGACGGCAATACCAGAACAGCAGGATTACTAGGGGATGTTAATGTAACCGCAGTGAACTCAGATTTTGATGAAACACGCATATATTCCGAAAATTTATATATAAATCAGGCCGAGCAAAAAGTTTATAATGAAGGCGAGGTTAGAGTAGAGCAGGACGGTGGAGAATTAAGAGGGGAAAATCTTTTTTACGATTACCAAAACAGTCATTTGACTCTTCAAAATATTTCGGCCGAATATCCTCCGATAAGGCTTTTACACGCTGACAGCGCGGAATTTAAAAACGGAAGGCAGCGGTACAGAGGCGCGCAGGTAACCTGCTGTGACCAGGAAGATCCCCATTATCATTTAAAAGCCGGCAGCGTTACAATGACTCCCGAAAAAAGAGTTTATGTTACTAACGCGTTATTATATTTAAGCGATGTTCCTGTTTTTTATCTGCCGTTTTTTTGGCGTTCTTTAGATTCAAAAAAACCTTTTACTACCTACGTTGATTTTACGCAAAGCGCAAGAACGGGTTACGGTCTTTTAACAAGCACTGTCTTCTTTCCTACAAGAAATTTAAGAACAACCGTTAATCTTGACGGTTACACAAAAGCGGGTTTTGGTTACGGCGTACAGCTTCTTGTTCAAAATACGGATAAAGTAATTGGTAATTTGGAAGCCTACGCCATTGATGACCAAAAGGAAGAAGATTACCGCTGGGGCGTAAGCGGCGGTTTTTGGGCTCAGTTGTTTGACAATTCTGACCACTTAAACAGAGATGACGGCGGCGCCATGTATACAATGCAGTCACAGTTTAGAAGTGTGTCCGACCCGTATTTTAACGACACTTATTTCCGTTCCAACCCGTTTAAATTTATGCCTGACCAGGATATAAATGTGGCTTTTTCCAGGCAGAGCAGAAGGTCTATTACACGCATAAGCTATTCCCAAAAAGATGAATATAATTATGTTACCGAAGAGTATGAAATAGTTGAAAAAATTCTTCCTAAATTTGAATATCATCTTATGCCGTTTACCCTTCCTTTGGGCATAGTAAACCGTTTTAACGCTAATGTTTATAATACCGAAGTAAGAGACGAAGGTTTTAAACAAACCGCGGGGGCTTTTTGGCACAGCAGCAGGTCTTTTAATTTAAACAGAACTTTTACCCTTTTGCCGTACGTGTCGCTTGATGAAAGAGTGATTTTCAGAGATAAAGATAATAATGAAGACGCATATGTAACCCGTTTAGGTTCCGGCGTTAATTTAAGAGCGGAGCTGCTTACCGGATCTTTAGATATATCCTATGATTATTTAAAAAGATTTTCCACCGGCACTCTAAATACTGACAATGTTTCCGATGATATGGGGGAAGAGCTTAACAGAATCTATATACAAAACCATTACCGTCCGTCGCAATGGCTATATTTCAGGCTTGGCACGGGGTATGACTTGCGGGAAACACAAGACAATTGGAGCTTTGATAACAGAATGCTGCCTATTCTTGCCGAACTGGGCGTTAACACAATGAACGGAGACCTTAATTTGTTCGCGCAGAATCTTTATGACGTTAAAGAAGGACAGGAAGCGTTTGTTTTACAAAGTGATTTTAGAATGTTTAAAAAAAGCCGTATGGTTTTTGGCATGAACAATTATTCTTTAGACCAAAACAGCTATCTTTTTAACACTAAATTTTGGTTCAGGCCCGAAAATATTACCTGGTACTTTGACGTAGGCGTTGATTTTGAGATAAGGCAAGGTTCTTTAAACGCGTATTCAAGAAGTTTTAAAGTTTACAAAGATTTTCATGACGCGCATATGGAATTTGGCGTTGAGGACAGAAACAACAACCTTTCTTTTGCTTTTAGGATAGCTGTGCTTTGCGGAAAAAAACACAGGGACGACACCTTCAGTAAGGAAGACCGTTACTGGTCCCCCTGGCGTAATCCCGGCGATTTAAGATAA